A genomic stretch from Numida meleagris isolate 19003 breed g44 Domestic line chromosome 2, NumMel1.0, whole genome shotgun sequence includes:
- the LOC110394268 gene encoding myelin P2 protein, protein MCNRFVGTWKLVSSENFDDYMKELGVGLATRKLGGLSKPSVIISMKGDIVTLRTESTFKNTEISFKLGQQFDETTADDRKVKSVVTLEKGSLVQVQKWNGKETTIKRRLVDGKMVVECAMKGVVCTRVYERV, encoded by the exons ATGTGTAACCGATTTGTAGGAACCTGGAAACTTGTCTCCAGTGAAAATTTTGATGACTATATGAAAGAATTGG GAGTGGGCTTAGCAACCCGGAAACTGGGTGGCCTGTCAAAGCCCAGTGTGATCATCAGTATGAAAGGGGACATAGTAACCCTCAGAACTGAAAGCACCttcaaaaatacagagatttcCTTCAAACTGGGTCAGCAGTTTGATGAAACAACAGCAGATGACCGGAAAGTCAAG AGTGTTGTAACCTTGGAGAAAGGGTCATTGGTTCAAGTGCAGAAGTGGAATGGCAAAGAAACCACAATAAAAAGAAGACTGGTTGATGGGAAAATGGTGGTG GAGTGTGCCATGAAAGGAGTTGTCTGCACCAGAGTCTATGAAAGAGTGTGA
- the LOC110394007 gene encoding fatty acid-binding protein, adipocyte-like produces MCDQFVGTWKLLSSENFEDYMKELGVGFATRKMAGVAKPNLTISINGDVITIKSESTFKNTEISFKLGEEFDETTADDRKTKNVITLDNGTLKQVQKWDGKETVIKRKVVDGNLLVECTMNNVTSKRVYERA; encoded by the exons ATGTGCGACCAGTTTGTGGGCACCTGGAAGCTCCTTTCTAGTGAAAACTTTGAGGACTATATGAAAGAGCTGG GTGTGGGGTTCGCTACCAGGAAGATGGCTGGTGTGGCCAAGCCTAATTTAACTATCAGCATCAATGGTGATGTGATAACCATCAAATCAGAAAGTACCTTCAAAAATACAGAGATCTCTTTCAAGTTGGGTGAAGAGTTTGATGAGACCACAGcagatgacagaaaaacaaag AATGTCATAACCCTAGACAATGGCACATTGAAGCAGGTGCAGAAGTGGGATGGCAAAGAGACTGTTATCAAGAGAAAAGTGGTGGATGGGAATCTGCTGGTG gAATGCACCATGAATAATGTTACCAGCAAAAGAGTTTATGAAAGAGCATGA